The DNA sequence TCGCCAGCCACTCGTCCTCGCGACCCATCCAGGACTCAGGCGGCAGCTGATACCGGCCGGCCGCCAGACAGTCCGAACACGCCCACACCTTCTCGGACGCCAGCCCCAACCAACGCGACTTCTCACGGGCGGTCTCGGTCAGCCCACCGAAGCACCAGTCGCAATACTCTTGGACGTTCTCGCTCATCGGACCAACGTATCGCCGCGTCGCAGCGGACGTGCGCTCTAGATCCAGCCGCGCTCCTCGGCGAGGAGTACGGCCTGCTGACGCGTGGCGACCGAGAGCTTCGCGAGCACGGCGGAGATGTGATTGCGCACGGTCCCCGGCGCGAGTGACAGGGCGCGGGCGATCTGCCCTGTCGTCTCCCCTCGTCTGCCGGCACGCAGCACGTCGAGCTCGCGGTCGGTGAGGGGCGAGCGCTCGTCGCTGAGCGCATCGGCCGCGATCTCGGGGTCCACGTAGCGCGCCCCCGCAGCCACGCGGCGGATGACGTCGGCGACCTCGTCGGCGCCGCGCGACTTCGGCAGGAACCCCGAGACACCCGAAGCGAGCGCTCGCCGCAGCACGCCGGGACGCGCGTGCCGGGTGACGACCACGCAGCGGGTGGCGATCGATCGGTTCAGACGCTCGGCGACCTCGACGCCGTCGAGACCCGGCATCTCCAGGTCGAGCAGGCACACGTCGGGGGTGAGCCGCAGCGCCTCGGCGACCGCCTGCTCGCCGTCTTCGCATTCGGCGACCACGTCGATGTCGCCCTCGAGTCGCAGCAGCGCGGCGAGCGCTGACCTGATCATCCCCTCGTCGTCGGCGAGCAGCACCCGGATCATCGCCGCCCTCCCTGTGGATCGTCCGTCGCCGGCACGGTGACGACGACCGCGAACTCGCCGCCCTCGTCTCGCACCTCGAGCGTGCCACCGGCCTCGGTGATGCGCCGTTTCACGCCGTCGAGGCCGGACCCCGTGTGCTCGCGCTGTGCGGCGGGGTCGACGTCGTTCACCACCTCGTACCGCCATTCGTCCCCCGCCCGCGCGAAGGTGAGCCGCGCGCGGCGTCCCGCGCCGTGCCGGAGCACGTTCGTGGTCGTCTCGCGGATCACGGGACCGAGCGCGGATGCCGGTGCCTCACCGGCATCCGGTGCGATCTCCGCCTCGACGGCGATGCCTGCGGCACTCAGCAGGTCGCGGGCGTTGGCGACCTCGTCGCCGAGCGGCACCGACCGGAACCGGGTGGCGAGGTCGCGCGTGCCCTGTCTGGCGTCGTCGACGCTGGCGCGGGCGGCACGGAGCTGGTCCAGTGCGGCGTCCGGGTCGCGCGCCATCAGCCGTTCGGCGAGCTCCAGCTGCAGCGCGATGACCTGCAGGTGATGCCCCTGCAGGTCGTGCACGTCTGTCGCGATGCGCAGACGCTCCTGCGTCGCGGCGAGGCGGGCCTCCGACGCGCGCGCCCGGTCGAGGGTGACGAGCACGTCCCACCACCACAGCGACGACACCGACATCGCCGGGATGACGATCGCGTAGAGCGTGGGGACCCAGTCGGAGACGCCACCGCCCAGAGCGCCGCGCGCACCGTCGATGAACGCGAAGCCGATCATCACGAGAGTGGCGAGGCCCACGACCCGCACCCGCACACCGCGCTGCCAGTTCAGCAGGACGACCGACTGGGCGACGGGCATGACCCCGAAGAGCCAGCTGTCGGCGGCGAGACCGGCCGCCACCCCGTAGGCGACGGCGACGAGCAGCGGCGCGGCGATCCGCGCCCACGGGAATCCCGGCCCGTTCTCGACCCGGTGCCGATACGCCGACAGCAGCACCACCGTCGACAGCAGCCAGACGATGCCGCCGATGCCGACCACGACGATCGCGATCGGGTCGACGGGGGTCGCGAGCACACGGAGCGCCCAGGCGAACACGAGGAACAGCTCGATGAAGACGACGGCGGTGACCGTGTACCACCAGGTCGCGGTGATGCCGCGGGCCAGCGCGCGCTCGCCGGGAGGCGGGTCGCCGAGCGGACCGGCGACGGCGGAAGGGCTGCTCACCCCTCCCACCATAGGGGCGTGACAGTTGTCATGGATGCCGCGTGCGAACCGTCCGGAAACCGGTGACGGTGCGACACTGCCGCAACATCCGCGGACGCGATGGACTGGTGTCATCAGGGCGGAGACACCGCCTCCCCAGAGCCACAGGAGCCCATCATGAACCTCGTCGAGACGTTCCAGAACCTCGTCGCGCAGGTCCCCGAACTCGTGCAGCCGCTCATCGTCGCGCTCGCCGGCGCGATCCCCTTCATCGAGGGCGAGGGCGCGGCCGCGATCGGCATCATCGGCGGCATCCACCCGGTCGTCGCGGCGATCGCGGCCATGGCGGGCAACTTCCTCTGCGTCGCGATCCTCGTGATCGCCGGCGCGGGGGCCCGCAAGGCGATCGTCACCCGCTCGCGCAACCGCGAGGCCGTCGCGGCCGGCGGCGGTTCGCTCGCCGAGGTGGATGCCGAGACCGACCGCGGCTCCGCGCGCCGCGCCAAGTTCCAGCGCGCGTTCGAGCGCTACGGCGTTCCCGGCGTGAGCCTGCTCGGCCCCCTGCTGCTGCCGACCCACTTCACCGCGACCATGCTCGCCGCCGCCGGCGTCGGCAAGGGCCGCGTGCTCATCTGGCAGGCCGCTGCGATCATCCTCTGGACCACGGCGGTGTCGATCATCGTCGGCGGCGCGGTCTACGCGATCCGCTGACGCGCGGTCTCCGCACCCCGGTCGCAGTTTGCGCCGTCGAGATCGCATCTCGGCGGCACGGACTGCGACCGGGGCAGGTGCGCCTCAGCGAGTCGTACGCGGCGCGAGCGTCGAGAGCAGCTGCAGCTTCTCGTGGCTCTCCGTGCCGGGCACAGCCGTGTACACGAGCAGCAGGTGCGACTGCACCGGGTCGACGAGCGTCTGGCAGGTGAGCTCGATCTCGCCGAGGTCCGGGTGCACGAATCGCTTCGTGTCGCGGGGGCGGATGCCGACCTCCTGTCGTTCCCACGCCGCGCGGAACTCCGCACTCCGCTCGGCGAGCAGGCGGGCGTACTCGGCCGCCCGCGACTGCGGACCCCGCAGCGACACCAGCTCACGGAGGCCGGAGGCCCAGAGCCGCACGAGGAAGTCGTGGTCGTCGGGGTGGTACAGCGCCCTCGTGCGCGCGTCGGTGAACCACCGGAACCCGAGACTGCGCGGCGGGCCGGTGAGAGCGGCCGTGTCTCCGGTCAGCGCGACGCCGAGCGGCGTCTGCCGCAGCGTCTCGCCCAGCTCGGTCACGATCTCGGCCGGGGTGTCTTCGAGCCGGTCGAGGATGCGCAGCATGCCGGGGCTGATGTGCTCCGAGCCGGCCCCGCCCTGCGGCGGACGATGCCCGGCCAGACGGAACAGGTGGTCGCGCTCATCGAGCGTCAGGTGCAGTCCCTGCGCGATCGACGACAGCATCTGCTCCGACGGCTGCGGACCGCTGCCCCGCTCGAGCCGCGCGAGATAGTCCGGCGACATATGGCTGAGCGCCGCGACCTCCTCCCGGCGGAGGCCCGCGGTGCGACGGCGGCTCCCCCGCGGCAGACCGACGTCTTCCGGCTGCAGCACCTCGCGGCGGTGGCGCAGGAACTCGGCGAGCGCGTCGCGGTCGATCGGCATGTGTCCCCCTGGTTCGTCTGATCGATCCTCACACGGTGCGCTCCCGGCATCCACTGATCGTCATGTCCTGGATACGGCGTCGTCACCTCGCGAGAGTGGACGAAGACACCGAGGAGCACACCATGCCACGACGCACCATCGACATCACCCTTCCTTCCCTGACCGGCCGACGCGCCGTCGTCACCGGCGGCAGCGACGGCATCGGCCTGCGCATCGCCACCCGGCTCGCACGAGCGGGCGCCGAGGTGATCCTGCCGGTGCGCAACAGCACGAAGGGGGATGCCGCGGTGCGCTCGATCCGCGCCGACACCCCCGCCGCAGAGGTGCGCACACTGCCGCTCGACCTCTCGTCACTGGAGTCGGTCGAGTCGTTCGGCGCCGCCATGCGTGCCGAGGGCGCACCCATCCACCTGCTGGTGAACAACGCGGGCGTCATGACGCCTCCGGAGCGTCAGACCACGGCCGACGGCTTCGAGCTGCAGTTCGGCACGAACCACCTGGGGCACTTCGCGCTCGTCGCGCACCTGCTGCCGCTCCTGCGCGAGGGCCGGGCGCGCGTGACCACCCAGATCAGCGTCTCGGCGAACCAGGGGGCGATCAACTGGGACGACCCGAACTGGGAGACGTCGTATCGCGGCGGCCGGGCCTACAGCCACTCGAAGATCGCGTTCGGACTGTTCGGCCTCGAACTCGAACGACGCAGCCGGGCGCGGGACTGGGGTATCACCAGCAACCTCGCGCATCCCGGCGTCGCGCCGACGAGCCTGCTCGCCGCCCGCCCGGAACTCGGCCGCGCCGAGGACGGTTTCGACGTGCGCCTGATCCGCTGGCTGTCGGCGCGCGGCATCCTGCTGGGGACTCCGGAGTCCGCCGCGCTGCCCGCGCTCTACGCCGCCGTGTCTCCCGACGCGCGTGGCGGAGCGTTCTGCGGTCCGAGCGGACCCGCTCACCTCGGCGGCGCTCCCGCCGAGCAGCCGTTGTACTCGCGACTGCGGAGCGAGGACGACGCTCGCCGCATCTGGACGCTGTCGGAAGAGCTCACGGGCGTCGAGTACCCGCGGAGCTGACCGCGTTTCGTCTCGTCGCTGCGCTCCTCGCTCAACGACCCGCGGGAAGGGGACGTCGCTGCGCGCCTCGCTCAACGACCCGCGGGGAGAGACCCGGGGTCGTTGAGCGAGCGCAGCGAGACGGAACGCGCTACACCGTCAGAGTGAATCGGACGGTGGTCGCGTTGCCGGCGACGTCGCGCACCACGAGCGTGTTGTCGCCGGCCACGGCGCCCATCGACCCGGCGACGACGTTGTTCACGTCCGACCAGACGGCATCCGTGAGGTTCTTCACGGCACCGTTCACCACGACGAGGTCGACCTTGCCCGGATCGTGCAGCTTGAACGACACCGCGCTGTAGGCCCCGGTCGGGGTCGCTCCGCCCTTCACCGTGACGGTGGGCGGAGTGACGTCGAGCGTGAAGGTGACGGTCGTGGCGTTGCCGGCGAGGTCGGACAGCACGAGGGTGTTCGATCCCTCGACGGCACCGAAGGCCCCGGGGACCACGCCGTTGAGGTCGGACCAGACGGCATCCGTGAGGTCCTTCTCCACACCGTTCAGCGTCAGGCGGTCGATCCGGCCCTCGTCGTGGAGCTTGAACGACACCCTGCTGTAGACGCCGTCGCGTCCGACCGTCGCGCCCGCTTCGCTCTTGACGGTGACGCCGGGGGCGACGTCGTCGACAGTCGCCGCGGTGACCGTCAGGTCGCGCAGCCGACCGACGTTGTCGAACGAGCCGAAGCCCACTCGCCCGGTGGGGAAGGTCGTGTCGGTCGCGGTCAGCAGCGGCGACGGCAGACCGTCGAGGTAGACGGCGACCTGACCGGTGTCGGCGCACCGGATGAGCCGCACGTCGTGCCACTCCTCGTCGGTCACCGCCGGTGGAGCGCCGATCGTGCCGTTCCACTGATCGTCGATGCGGACGCGGTCGGCCCCGTCGACCTTGAAGATGCCGTTGTGCGGGTAGATCGTGTTGTCCTTCGACAGGTGGGCGTAGTAGTACTCCGTGTCGGACTGCCAGCCGAAGACGACGATGACGTCGCGGTTGTTGACCGACGCCTTCTCGTCGAGACGCACCTGCGCGGTGAGGTCGAACGAGCCGAGCTCGTCGCCCTCGGTCAGCACGGCGTACTCGAAGGGACGGCGGATGCCGTCGCCCGGGTCGGTTCCCGGCTCCGTGAGCACGATCTCGTCGCCGGGGAAGTCCCACTTCGCAGGGGTGCGCGGCGCCCAGTTCGCGGCATCCATGACGTCGGTGATGACCTCGCCGTCCGGCGTGCACGGGGCGGGCGCCGGCGGCTCGCTCGGCGCGGCGCCGTAGAGCGCGTACTGCGCGGCGATCTGCTCGGCCGTCGGCACGGTGTCGAGCAGCATCACGTCGTCCATGCGTCCGTGGAACGGGTTCGCCTCCCTCGTGTTCTGCGGGAAGCTGCCGCCGATCTTGATGCCTGCTGGTGCGGTGTCGGACGTCGCGCCCCCACCCCAGGGGTTGGATGCCGTGTACCGGCCCGCCAGCTCCTCGCCGTTCATGAACAGCTTCATCTCGCCGGCGGCGAAGTCGAACGTCGCGGCGAGGTGCACCCACTGCCCCTTCTTCAGGATCTCGTCCCAGGGCAGGTCGGCCGCGAAGGTCCACGACCCTCCCCCGTCGACCCGGCGACCGAGGGCGACGAGCTTGAGCTCGCCGTCGACCGTGATGACTTCGAGCAGAGCACGCACCGCATGTCCGTCCGAGGTTCCGGTGAGCACACCGGCGAGTCCGATCGCGTTGTAGACGTCGTCGGGGTTCGCGGTGTTCGAGTTCGGCGCCGGGTGGTCGCCGGTCGGCTTGAACCATCCCATCACCGACACCTGCTCGGCCCCGGCGAACGCCGAGAGCGAGTCGACACCCGAGGAGTCGTAGACGCCCGCCTTCCAGTCGTCGTTCGACGCGGTGCGCGGACTCATCTGCTGCGTCTGCAGGGCCCTGCCCGCGCCGGGGTACGCGCTGTCGGCGACGCGCATCTCCACACCGCCGTTGATGAGCGCGATGTCGGTGCCCGAGCGCCCCTGGTCGACCTCGACCGTCGGGTTCGCGGTGTCGGCATGGTCGAAGTCGTGGTGGGTCACGACGTTCGGCGCCAGCTCGGGAAGCACGAACGGCGAAGCCGGGGCGCCCGCATCGCGCGCACCGGTCACCTTCCAGATCTTCCCGTTGGCCTTCGACACGAGGTACAGCTCGCCGTCGGCATCCGATCCGAACCGCAGGTCGACGCGCGTGTCGCCGACGAGTTCCTGGAACGTCGTCTCGACGCCGTCGGCGAAGACCCGCAGCTGTTCGATCGTCGCCAGGTCGTCGATGTCGCCGTCGTTGCGGACCATCTCGTCGGCCTGCGTCGAGAGCACCCAGCCGCGCACGAGATCGGTGAACAGATAGCGCCCCTGCAGCTCGGCGATGTCGCCGCGGTAGACGAACCCGCCGTTCACCGCGACTCCGGCGTCACCGGTCTGACCTGGATCGCGATTGTGGTCGTACGCCGCGACCGGGTACGTGAATCCGTACTGCGCGTCGTCGGCGGGGAGCGGGAAGATCTGCCGGTTCTCGGCGAGGAACGATCCCTCCCGCACCGACCATCCGAAGTTGTCGCCCGGCTCGACGGCGTAGATCGACTCGACCTGCCACTCGCCGATGTGGGCGAGGTACATGGTGTGGTCTCCCTCGGGGTCCCAGCTGATGCGGTGCGGGTCGCGCAGCCCCAGCGCATAGATCTCGGGGAGGGCTCCGGCCTGTCCGACGAACGGGTTGTCGGCGGGAACGCCGTACTCGCCGTTCGCGCTGTCGGATCCGGTCGGGTCGATGCGCAGCACCTTGCCCTGCGGCGTCGCGAGGTCCTGCGGGTTGCCGTTGCCGACGCCGTTGCCGCCGTCTCCGACGAGGATGTACAGGATGCCGTGCTCGGCACTGCCCGGCTCGGCGGTCGGGTTGAACGCGATCTGCTGCACGGTGTGCACGCGGCCGCCGAAGGGGATGCGCATGATCTCGCGGTGGGTACCCGCGAAGGTCTCGGCGGAGGGATCGGTGGCCTTCCACTCGGTGATGACGCTGTGGAACTGCGTGTTGCCGTAGGCGGGGAAGTCGGGGGCATCCTCGGTCAGCGCCGTTCCGCCCTCGGTGTGCACCGTGTAGAACAGGCCGTTGTCGGCGAAGTCGGGATGGAACTCCGCGGCGCCGAGCCCGGTGCCGAGCCCCGCGCTGTTGTGGAAGTTGTCGACGAACTGATCCCGCACGTTCAGATACGGCACGTACTCGCCCGACGCCTTGTCGACGAGGTAGAGGATCGCGTTGTTGTCCGGCACCATCAGGCGACCCGATCCGTCCGGCACCTCGTCGAGGTGCGTGATGCGGTTGTGCCGCACGAGACGCGGATCCTGCGTGGCCGGGGTGGTCTGCGACGCCGGCAGCTGCGCGAGCTCCGTGACCTCGATGCCGAGGGAGGCGAGCTGGGGGTCGGGCAGCGGGTTGAGCAGCGGCTGAGCCGGCGTCTCCCCCGGTGCGCAGTCGCCGTCATTGCCGGTGGCGATCGCGAGGTTCTCGCGGGCGGTGTCGACCGCGACGTCGTCGAGCAGCAGGCGACCGGCGCTCGATGAGCCGTTCTTCCAGAAGAAGCGGTCGAGCGAGCCGTCGACGGCCTGACGGAACCCGAACTGCTCCTCGGTGCCCTCCGGCAAACGGGTGATCTGCTCGTACGGGCCGCCCTGACTGTAGACGGCGACCTGGTCGTTCGCGTTGTCGGCGACGATCCACACGCACTGCCAGGCGTCACGCGACCACACGCCGGCGGGCTGGAACGCCCCTCCGTCACGGACGCGCAGCACGTCGTCGTTCTGGTTGTTCACGTAGGCGCGGCTGTGGGTGTAGTCGTTCGGAGCGTCGACGTCGGTGAGGCCGAACGAGGTGTCGACGCTGCCGATGCGCAGGAAACGGAAGAACAGCGTGCCGGTGTCGCCCTCGGCGATCGCCGGGATCTCCCGGTAGGCCTGCTGCCCTCCGCCGACCGATTCGACCACCTGGTTGTTGCCGTTCAGCGGATCGGCGACCACCTGCGGCGCGGTCGAGGCGACCCATCCGTCCTGACCGTTCAGGGTCGTGCGCTGGTAGTCCTCGAAGTCGATCAGCTCGGTGAACGGCTCGGCGGCCGCGGCCGGGGATGCGGCGAGCAGCCCACCCGCCATGATCGCGGCGACCGCTCCGGCGGCCACGGGTCTGCGTGCTCGGCGGGTCGGCGGAGCACCGCCCGTCCGTCGGTTCGTGCTCATCGATCGCATGCTTCGTTCCTGCATCGGAGACCTCTCAACGTCGTCGTCGTGCGGTGTCGTGCCGGGGTGACTGATGCCTCGCTCCGGGGCGGCACTGCAGCGGAGCGGGCGATCGGGGCAGGTGGACGGACGGACCGCCCGACGGGCCTCGTGGGTGACGGACCTGCGGATGACGGACTAGTGGTTGGCGGCGGGCTTCCCTCCGAGGTAGAGCGCGGCCAGCGTGGGGTCGGCCAGCAGCTCGGATGCCGGACCCGAGATGTGCACGCGCCCGAGGTCGAGCACGCAGCCGATGTCGGCGGTCTCGAGTGCGCGCCGGGCGTTCTGCTCGACGAGCAGCACGGCGGTGCCGGCATCCCGCATCCTGACCACCTGCTCGAACACCTTCTCGGTGGTCTTCGGGTCGAGGCCCATCGACGGCTCGTCGAGCAGCACCACCTTCGGGCTGACCATGAGCGACCGTGCGAACTCGACCTGCTTCTGCTGTCCGCCCGAGAGGAGGCCCGCGAGCTGCTTCCACCGCTCCCCCACGATCGGGAAGAGGTTCTGCACGAAGTCGACGCGCTCCTGGATGACCTTCTGGTCCTTGAGGGTGAACGCGCCGAGCATGACGTTCTCGCCGACCGTCATCTCGCGGAACACGCTGTGCCCCTGCAGCACGTGCGCGAGGCCGTTGCGCAGCATCGACTGCGGACCGTCGCCGGTGATGTCGCGCCCGTCGACCGAGATGCGCCCCGATCGCGGTTTCAGCATCCCGCTCGCGACCTTCAGCACGGTCGACTTGCCCGCGCCGTTGGGACCGACGAGGCAGACGACCGAACCGGGCGGCACCTCGACCGTGAGCCCTCGGAGCACGAGCGCGGCGCGGCCGTAGCCCGCCTCGATGTCGCGCAGCTCGAGCAGGTTCTTCGCTTCAGACTCCAAGGTAGGCCTCCAGGACGCGCGGATCTTGCTGGATGATCTCGGGGGTGCCCTCGGCGATCGGTCGGCCGCGGTCGAACACCACGACGTGATCGCACAGGCTCATGACCATCTCCATGTTGTGCTCGACGATGATGAAGGTCTTGCCCTCCTCGTTGAGCTCGCGGACGAGCGTGGCGATGCGACCGATGAGCGCCGGGTTCACGCCGCCGGCCGGCTCGTCGAGCATGATCGTGTCCGGCTCGCCCATGAGCACGCCCGCGAGCTCGAGGAGCTTCTGCTGGCCGTAGCTGAGGTTGCGCGCCTCGGCGTGCTCGAGGTGGTCGATGCCGACGCGACGCAGCCATCCGCGTGCTCGTTCCAGCTCGTCGGGATCGTGCGCCGAGCGCAGCTGCTGACGGATGCTCGTGCTCCGCACCGCGACGAGCAGGTTCTCCATCACGGTCATCCGCGGGAAGACACGGCACAGCTGGAAGCTGCGTCCGATTCCCGCCCGCGCGATGCGGTCGGGCGACTTCCTGGCGATCGACTGGCCCCGGTAGCGCACCTCGCCCGAGTCCGGCTTGATCATGCCTGTGACGCAGTTGAAGAACGTCGTCTTGCCCGACCCGTTCGGTCCGATCAGGCCGTTGACCTTGCCCTCCTGGAAGCGGACGGACGCCGCGTCGACGGCGGTGACGCCGCCGAACCGCTTGGTCATCTCGACGGTGCTGAGGCTCTCGAGCGTGGTGGTGGCGGCGTTCATGCTGACGTCTCCTTGTTCGCGGCATCCGCCGTGCGCTTCTCGTTCTGCTCCAGCAGCTCCGCCGCGGTGACCTCGCGGATCGACGCCTGGTCGGACCTGCGCCGGAAGAGCGATCCGACGGCAGGGATCACGCCGTCGGGCATGAAGAGCACGACGACGCCGAGCAGGATGCCGGTGGCGATGAGGTGGAACTGCGTGTCGCCGAACTCGAGCTTGAAGTACTCGAGCGCGATGCCGACGACCACAGCGCCCAGCAGCGGGCCGAACAGGTTGCGCACCCCGCCGAGCAGCGCCATGAGCACCATGTACGACCCGATCAGGATCGAGAACTGGAAGATCGGGTCGAGGTCGCCGAACCACAGTGCGTACAGGCCGCCGCCCAGTGCCACGAAGAACGCGGACAGGATGTAGGCGATGAGCTTGTAGCGGGTTGTCGGGACGCCGAGCGACTGCGCCTTGTCCTCGTCCTCGCGGATCGACTTCAACGCCGTGCCGAACTTCGACCGGTCGATGATCCACCAGGTGAGCAGGGCGAAGGCGAGCACGGCGACGAAGAGGTAGAAGAACACGCGGTGGTGCTCCGGGCGCAGCATGCCGGGGAACGGCCGGGGGACGTTGAGTCCCTCGGAGCCGCCCGTGACGTCGCGCCAGCTCTGGAACACCAGCAGCATGATGAGCACGAAGGCGATGGAGACGATCACGAACGACGCCCCTCGCACGCGCAGGGCGGCGATGCCGATCGGGATGGCGACGACCGCGACGAGCACCGTGGCGAGGATCCAGGCCACGAAGCCAGGCAGGGCGACGTACTTGATGAGGAGCCCGGTCCCGTAGGCGCCGAGGCCGAAGTAGGCCGCGTGCCCGAGCGAGATGTACCCGGTGAAGCCGCCCATGAAGTTCCACCCGGTCGACAGCACGGCGTAGTTCAGGATCACCACGCCGGCCGACAGGATGTACGGGTTGGGAGCGATCGTCGGGAACGACAGCACGAGGGCTGCGCCGACGACGAGGAGCACGAGGCGCACCCACTTGGCCGCCGGGCGGCGGACGGGCGCGGGCGGAGCGATGACGACCGTCTCGGTCGCGATCGGTTCGCGGCTAGAAACGCTGGGCAAGACGACCTCCGAAGAATCCCTGCGGGCGGAACATGAGCGTGGCGAACAGGGCGACGTAGAACACCGTCTGCGCCCAGGTCGGCCCGAGAGGCAGCTGCAGCAGACTCTGCGCGACGCCGAGCACCAGCGCGGCGATGGCCGCACCGGGGATGCTGCCGAGACCGCCGACCACGATGATGGCCATGAGCGGGCCGATCCAGTGCCAGTGCAGCGACGGGTAGATCGTCGCGTCGAGCGAGAGCGCCGTGCCGCCGATCGCGGCGGTCGCGAGCCCGAGCCCGAACCCGTACCCCGCCACCCGGTCGGTGTTGATGCCGACCAGACGCGCGGCCTCCGGATGCTGGATCGTGGCGCGCAGCGCCTGTCCGAACTTCGTGTACTTCAGCAGCACGAACAGACCGGCGAGCGCGACCGCCGCGAGGCCGAAGGCGATCAGCTTCACCACCGGGACCTGCGCGCCGAACACCTCGAGGCTCGCACTCGCGTACGGCAGCGGGATGCGCCGCTGCGTGCCGGTGAAGAAGAAGCCGAGGGCGCCCTCGATGATGAGCGCGACCGCGAAGGTGAGCAGCACGGACATCATCGTGAGGGTCAGCGGCTTGAGCCTCGACACGAGCAGCCGCTGCATCACGACGCCGGTGAGGAAGAACAGCGGCACGGTGACCACGAGCGACACGAGGGGGTCGATGCCGGTCTCCCGGTTGAACCACCACGCGAGGTAGGCGGCGAGGATGAGGAACGCGGAGTGCGCGATCATCACCACTCGCATGATGCCGAAGTAGAGGGTGAGCCCGGCGGCCAGGAGGGCGTAGAGCCCGCCCAGCAGCACACCGAGGATGAGGCTTTGGAGGAGGAGGGATCCGCTCACGATCTGCGGATCACCACGTCGGCTTCGGGAAGAGGAACTCGGTCTCCTTGACGTCCTCGGGGAGAACGATGAGGATCTCGCCGCCGACCCACTGCTGGATCAGGTGCGCACCGGTGGGCTTGCCCGTCTCGTCCCAGCTGAGCGGGCCGACCACGGTCTCGACCTCGTTGTCGCGGAGCCAGTCGATGAGCTCCTGCTGGCACTCTCCCTGCTCGGCGCAGCCGACGGCTTCGACGGCTGCCGCGACGACCTGACCGGTCGTGTAGGCGTTCGCCTCGTCCTCCGACGGCGGGTTGCCGTGCATCTCGGTGTACTTCTCGACGAACTCGACGTTGCTGGGGAACTGCGACTTGGGCGAGTAGCCGGTCGGCGCGAGGATGCCCTCGGTCGCCCCGCCGATCGCGGCGGCGAACTCCGGGTTGGTGGGGGCGGTGGAGAACGCCGCGAGCTCCGGCTGGTAGTTCAGCTGCTGCAGCGCGATGATCAGGTTGACCGCATCCTGGTACTGCGTGCCGCCGATGACGATGTCGGCGTCGGACTGGGCGATCTTGGCGGCGATGGTCGAGAAGTCCGTCGTGTTCGGCGGGTAGACCTCGTCGACGAGGATCTCGACGCCGGCCTCTTCGAGCTTGTCGCGGAGGCCGTAGGCCGTGCCCTGAGCGAA is a window from the Microbacterium sp. LWO14-1.2 genome containing:
- a CDS encoding response regulator transcription factor, yielding MIRVLLADDEGMIRSALAALLRLEGDIDVVAECEDGEQAVAEALRLTPDVCLLDLEMPGLDGVEVAERLNRSIATRCVVVTRHARPGVLRRALASGVSGFLPKSRGADEVADVIRRVAAGARYVDPEIAADALSDERSPLTDRELDVLRAGRRGETTGQIARALSLAPGTVRNHISAVLAKLSVATRQQAVLLAEERGWI
- a CDS encoding histidine kinase; the protein is MSSPSAVAGPLGDPPPGERALARGITATWWYTVTAVVFIELFLVFAWALRVLATPVDPIAIVVVGIGGIVWLLSTVVLLSAYRHRVENGPGFPWARIAAPLLVAVAYGVAAGLAADSWLFGVMPVAQSVVLLNWQRGVRVRVVGLATLVMIGFAFIDGARGALGGGVSDWVPTLYAIVIPAMSVSSLWWWDVLVTLDRARASEARLAATQERLRIATDVHDLQGHHLQVIALQLELAERLMARDPDAALDQLRAARASVDDARQGTRDLATRFRSVPLGDEVANARDLLSAAGIAVEAEIAPDAGEAPASALGPVIRETTTNVLRHGAGRRARLTFARAGDEWRYEVVNDVDPAAQREHTGSGLDGVKRRITEAGGTLEVRDEGGEFAVVVTVPATDDPQGGRR
- a CDS encoding small multidrug efflux protein; amino-acid sequence: MNLVETFQNLVAQVPELVQPLIVALAGAIPFIEGEGAAAIGIIGGIHPVVAAIAAMAGNFLCVAILVIAGAGARKAIVTRSRNREAVAAGGGSLAEVDAETDRGSARRAKFQRAFERYGVPGVSLLGPLLLPTHFTATMLAAAGVGKGRVLIWQAAAIILWTTAVSIIVGGAVYAIR
- a CDS encoding helix-turn-helix transcriptional regulator codes for the protein MPIDRDALAEFLRHRREVLQPEDVGLPRGSRRRTAGLRREEVAALSHMSPDYLARLERGSGPQPSEQMLSSIAQGLHLTLDERDHLFRLAGHRPPQGGAGSEHISPGMLRILDRLEDTPAEIVTELGETLRQTPLGVALTGDTAALTGPPRSLGFRWFTDARTRALYHPDDHDFLVRLWASGLRELVSLRGPQSRAAEYARLLAERSAEFRAAWERQEVGIRPRDTKRFVHPDLGEIELTCQTLVDPVQSHLLLVYTAVPGTESHEKLQLLSTLAPRTTR
- a CDS encoding SDR family oxidoreductase; this encodes MPRRTIDITLPSLTGRRAVVTGGSDGIGLRIATRLARAGAEVILPVRNSTKGDAAVRSIRADTPAAEVRTLPLDLSSLESVESFGAAMRAEGAPIHLLVNNAGVMTPPERQTTADGFELQFGTNHLGHFALVAHLLPLLREGRARVTTQISVSANQGAINWDDPNWETSYRGGRAYSHSKIAFGLFGLELERRSRARDWGITSNLAHPGVAPTSLLAARPELGRAEDGFDVRLIRWLSARGILLGTPESAALPALYAAVSPDARGGAFCGPSGPAHLGGAPAEQPLYSRLRSEDDARRIWTLSEELTGVEYPRS